The proteins below are encoded in one region of Eulemur rufifrons isolate Redbay chromosome 2, OSU_ERuf_1, whole genome shotgun sequence:
- the TMEM221 gene encoding transmembrane protein 221 isoform X3, with protein MARSYGGRVLAAMTLLGVPAAVLAALGAQLLFQLQAGRTELRAPRADGLGPGQGAGPGLPEDAAGALLPLAAALAALALVLALTCLLLAALCGHLGAELARGPGSGRSDWFLHDCRLLRHMALGLFCCGVSVYLAALSIYALLLFEIETGAAAASILGSGALVLVAVLTHALLRAARAARRGLHELSPSSFEDDLTRSAEVSKASPRAQPQQDEETEAPRGQ; from the exons ATGGCCCGGTCGTACGGCGGCCGGGTGCTGGCCGCGATGACCCTGCTGGGCGTCCCGGCGGCCGTGCTGGCGGCGCTCGGCGCGCAGCTGCTGTTCCAGCTGCAGGCGGGCCGCACCGAGCTGCGGGCGCCGCGCGCCGACGGGCTGGGCCCCGGGCAGGGCGCCGGCCCCGGGCTGCCGGAGGACGCGGCCGGGGCGCTGCTGCCGCTGGCCGCCGCGCTGGCCGCGCTGGCCCTCGTGCTCGCGCTCACCTGCCTGCTGCTCGCCGCGCTGTGCGGCCACCTGGGCGCCGAGCTGGCGCGGGGGCCCGGCTCCGGCAG GTCTGACTGGTTTCTCCACGACTGCCGCCTCCTCAGACACATGGCCCTTGGCCTTTTCTGCTGCGGGGTCTCCGTCTACTTAGCAG CACTGTCCATCTATGCCTTGCTGCTATTCGAGATTGAGACAGGCGCGGCGGCTGCCTCCATCCTGGGCTCGGGTGCGCTGGTCCTGGTGGCTGTGCTGACCCACGCTCTGCTCCGGGCCGCTCGGGCCGCCCGCCGTGGACTCCATGAGTTGTCCCCATCATCCTTTGAAGACGACCTCACCCGCTCCGCTGAAGTCTCCAAGGCCAGCCCCAGAGCTCAGCCCCAGCAGG atgaggaaaccgaggccccaAGAGGGCAGTGA
- the TMEM221 gene encoding transmembrane protein 221 isoform X2, with product MARSYGGRVLAAMTLLGVPAAVLAALGAQLLFQLQAGRTELRAPRADGLGPGQGAGPGLPEDAAGALLPLAAALAALALVLALTCLLLAALCGHLGAELARGPGSGRSDWFLHDCRLLRHMALGLFCCGVSVYLAALSIYALLLFEIETGAAAASILGSGALVLVAVLTHALLRAARAARRGLHELSPSSFEDDLTRSAEVSKASPRAQPQQGCLLVQNGSQCSNLHFLIWRERQRPGLV from the exons ATGGCCCGGTCGTACGGCGGCCGGGTGCTGGCCGCGATGACCCTGCTGGGCGTCCCGGCGGCCGTGCTGGCGGCGCTCGGCGCGCAGCTGCTGTTCCAGCTGCAGGCGGGCCGCACCGAGCTGCGGGCGCCGCGCGCCGACGGGCTGGGCCCCGGGCAGGGCGCCGGCCCCGGGCTGCCGGAGGACGCGGCCGGGGCGCTGCTGCCGCTGGCCGCCGCGCTGGCCGCGCTGGCCCTCGTGCTCGCGCTCACCTGCCTGCTGCTCGCCGCGCTGTGCGGCCACCTGGGCGCCGAGCTGGCGCGGGGGCCCGGCTCCGGCAG GTCTGACTGGTTTCTCCACGACTGCCGCCTCCTCAGACACATGGCCCTTGGCCTTTTCTGCTGCGGGGTCTCCGTCTACTTAGCAG CACTGTCCATCTATGCCTTGCTGCTATTCGAGATTGAGACAGGCGCGGCGGCTGCCTCCATCCTGGGCTCGGGTGCGCTGGTCCTGGTGGCTGTGCTGACCCACGCTCTGCTCCGGGCCGCTCGGGCCGCCCGCCGTGGACTCCATGAGTTGTCCCCATCATCCTTTGAAGACGACCTCACCCGCTCCGCTGAAGTCTCCAAGGCCAGCCCCAGAGCTCAGCCCCAGCAGG GTTGCCTCCTGGTGCAAAATGGCTCCCAGTGCTCCAACCTTCACTTCCTCATTTGGAGGGAAAGGCAGAGGCCAGGACTAGTTTGA
- the TMEM221 gene encoding transmembrane protein 221 isoform X1 — translation MARSYGGRVLAAMTLLGVPAAVLAALGAQLLFQLQAGRTELRAPRADGLGPGQGAGPGLPEDAAGALLPLAAALAALALVLALTCLLLAALCGHLGAELARGPGSGRSDWFLHDCRLLRHMALGLFCCGVSVYLAALSIYALLLFEIETGAAAASILGSGALVLVAVLTHALLRAARAARRGLHELSPSSFEDDLTRSAEVSKASPRAQPQQGSHRQTPYSSFPETGDPLRPVVTATAPAALGGGWESRLPAARMHPTLSAGRGHWDGVTCEMRSMLGHRPGGTGKDSTLV, via the exons ATGGCCCGGTCGTACGGCGGCCGGGTGCTGGCCGCGATGACCCTGCTGGGCGTCCCGGCGGCCGTGCTGGCGGCGCTCGGCGCGCAGCTGCTGTTCCAGCTGCAGGCGGGCCGCACCGAGCTGCGGGCGCCGCGCGCCGACGGGCTGGGCCCCGGGCAGGGCGCCGGCCCCGGGCTGCCGGAGGACGCGGCCGGGGCGCTGCTGCCGCTGGCCGCCGCGCTGGCCGCGCTGGCCCTCGTGCTCGCGCTCACCTGCCTGCTGCTCGCCGCGCTGTGCGGCCACCTGGGCGCCGAGCTGGCGCGGGGGCCCGGCTCCGGCAG GTCTGACTGGTTTCTCCACGACTGCCGCCTCCTCAGACACATGGCCCTTGGCCTTTTCTGCTGCGGGGTCTCCGTCTACTTAGCAG CACTGTCCATCTATGCCTTGCTGCTATTCGAGATTGAGACAGGCGCGGCGGCTGCCTCCATCCTGGGCTCGGGTGCGCTGGTCCTGGTGGCTGTGCTGACCCACGCTCTGCTCCGGGCCGCTCGGGCCGCCCGCCGTGGACTCCATGAGTTGTCCCCATCATCCTTTGAAGACGACCTCACCCGCTCCGCTGAAGTCTCCAAGGCCAGCCCCAGAGCTCAGCCCCAGCAGGGTAGCCATCGCCAGACCCCCTATTCATCCTTCCCAGAGACTGGGGACCCCCTCAGGCCTGTGGTCACTGCCACAGCACCTGCAGccctgggaggaggctgggaaagcAGGCTGCCTGCAGCCCGGATGCACCCGACGCTGTCAGCCGGCAGGGGGCACTGGGATGGGGTTACCTGTGAGATGCGTAGTATGCTGGGCCACAGGCCAGGGGGCACAGGGAAGGACTCCACCCTGGTGTGA